From a single Rutidosis leptorrhynchoides isolate AG116_Rl617_1_P2 chromosome 5, CSIRO_AGI_Rlap_v1, whole genome shotgun sequence genomic region:
- the LOC139850023 gene encoding F-box/LRR-repeat protein At3g26922-like — MNSRRYRKRLSVERDRLSSLPNDLIHKIFSYIGIKDVVRTSILSSKWRFIWTSTPYLNFSSNEFSSLLKFSESVTLVLSRRNNQIEVESVNLSLNGRVSQAFVKRTLDYAFNHNVQHMTIACLPEMKIRFPISLFTSHLVKHLTIIGSTIDRLTPTSTWELPALTTLHIENVTLYDEDDYYDNVDCDLLFSNCLNLKTLTLNNCNIMGSHGFNICHLQLTKLTLMNGNWGWELVNVVAPKLENLTIVNCDSVHLNSVPELTSLIYGSRYSFQVSADGLPSLENVDVSIAKPCETDVYELVRLLQQLQSVKFLTLNLEIIELLSSSAEVISDQPSPFVNKFEKFSRKLGLGGSIAKQ, encoded by the exons ATGAATTCTAGACGTTATAGAAAGCGATTGAGCGTAGAACGTGACAGACTAAGCAGCCTACCAAATGATCTTATCCATAAAATCTTCTCTTATATTGGCATCAAAGACGTTGTAAGAACAAGTATTTTGTCATCCAAATGGAGGTTTATATGGACTTCAACACCTTATCTCAATTTCTCAAGTAACGAATTCTCTTCATTACTGAAGTTCTCCGAAAGTGTTACTCTTGTTTTGTCTCGCCGCAACAATCAAATAGAAGTCGAATCTGTCAACCTTAGCCTTAACGGACGAGTTTCTCAAGCGTTTGTTAAAAGAACTCTCGACTATGCATTCAATCACAACGTCCAACATATGACTATTGCTTGTTTGCCTGAAATGAAGATTAGGTTCCCTATATCTTTATTTACTTCTCATTTGGTTAAACACCTTACTATTATTGGATCCACTATCGATCGTTTAACGCCCACGTCAACTTGGGAGCTCCCGGCTTTAACAACATTACATATTGAAAATGTCACATTGTATGATGAAGATGACTATTACGATAACGTTGACTGTGATTTGTTATTCTCCAACTGCTTAAACTTGAAGACTCTCACATTAAATAACTGCAACATTATGGGTTCGCATGGTTTCAATATTTGTCATCTACAACTTACTAAACTCACGCTTATGAACGGAAACTGGGGATGGGAGCTTGTCAACGTGGTTgcaccaaaactcgagaatttgaCTATAGTCAATTGTGACTCGGTGCATCTTAATTCTGTGCCGGAGCTTACATCCTTAATATATGGAAGCCGTTATTCATTTCAAGTGTCTGCAGACGGTTTACCTTCTCTAGAGAATGTAGATGTTTCTATTGCTAAGCCCTGCGAGACAGATGTTTATGAATTAGTTCGTTTACTTCAACAGCTCCAAAGTGTCAAATTTCTAACTCTTAACTTGGAAATCATAGAG CTTCTTTCTTCATCCGCAGAAGTAATATCTGATCAACCTTCTCCATTTGTTAACAAGTTTGAAAAATTTTCCCGCAAACTTGGACTCGGAGGTTCAATCGCAAAACAATGA